The Ostrea edulis chromosome 1, xbOstEdul1.1, whole genome shotgun sequence genomic sequence ccaattttcccttttaccataacctacataatgaactttgaataatgttgtggtacagtaatttttgcaaccggtaggggactatgtattgtcatgcgatactctcagaatgcttgtctccctgacttttgagacatttgccttgcctttTGCAGTCActggtcggccagattttgctgcatctttgacggactctgcaCCAGTccgaaatttctttctccacctactaACTGTCTTATAAGATACCTTAGCAGACCCATAAAAAATTCCCCAATCCAGTAacaatctgcattaccgaatgaccaagtgttgtgcgaacttttatttacatgtgtaagctctaatttcttcactattctcaacccgttccctactatttttacaacagtgatcaACGCCTGGccctattgaaatgactataagtttaaaactatatgGAGCGTTCGAAAGGTATTGATaaagctattcaagagtatcatgtaaaacttatacggtaccaattttgatgcaccagatgcgcatttcgacaaataatgtctcttcagtgatgctcaaccgaaatgtttgaaatccgaaataactatgaagttttagagctaaatatagccaaaaacagcgtgccaaaaaagtggagccaaattcgtccaaggataagagctatgcatgacagagataatccttaattttgaaatgaatttctaaattttataacagcaattttcaagctagtaacgaagtacttagctactgggctgtagagaccctcggggactaacagtccaccagcagaggcctcgacccaggggtcataatgtaaaacttatacggtaccaattttgatgcaccagatgcgcatttcgacaaataatgtctcttcagtgatgctcaaccgaaatgtttgaaatccgaaataactatgaagttttagagctaaatatagccaaaaacagcgtgccaaaaaagtggagccaaattcgtccaaggataagagctatgcatgacggagataatccttaattttgaaatgaatttctaaattttataacagcaattaaatatacatccgtattttcaagctagtaacgaagtacttagctaccgtgcaaagcgttatcgcgttgtggtacaatacacattacatatcgaacagctcTCGTACTTCATCCTATTGAAAAAGAATTATCGCACCCTTTGGTCCTCCGTATTTTTACACGGAACAAGATTCGAAGAGGGGAAGCTTCTAAATTGTAGGATTTTCCCTAGAAATATGACTACGAAAAGTGGCAAATCGAACTATGTAGTCAATTTTCAGTGCAGGAAATTCCACTATTTAAGTCAGATTTCTGGGGGTGGGAGGTGTGTCTAGGGGTAAAGGAAACTATAAAAAATGATGCTTGATACTAATTtcatattaatgactaataatCGTATAAAACATGGTAATCAATATAAATGGGTAAATGCTGGTAATTAATTTCCACCGTCTCAGATAGTCACACCTTCTCGCTCGTGGCTTCGGCACTGTGGCGAAAGACAAATCTCTGGATACTTGTTGAATAATTAGGAAAGGAAAACTgaccaaaaaaaccccaacaagtCCAGGGGTTTTTCCTCAGGATTAGGGACCCAAACATGTCAAAACTTCAATGCTGCAGAAATCAAATGCCGATATTAACAGTCCATTATGTGCCCCCAGCACAAAGAGGTCAAcgttatcaataaaaaaaaaaaaaaagcttcgAAATAGAAAATACAGGTAGTGATTATTATATTGATCTCAAGGTCGAATCCTGGAGTGGGCGTGTGTATCGGTTTTTATAAAAACAAGTTTCATGGTGGTGACATATGTACAATGTAGCAATCCTGATTTATTAGAATAATCACTTTTTGACATTTATAAAGTAACATTTGTAATTTGTCCGTTAGTCATTACTTTTAAACACCTCGTACAATGTGTTAGATTATCTGTtgtaatcccgtggggattcgggttagaataggtcctcagtacccccttgcttgtcgtaagaggtgactacaTGGgaaggtccttcggatgagaccgcagaaaccgaggtcccgtgtcacagcagttgtggtacgataaagatccctccctgctcaatgggcataagcgccgagcataggcctaaattttgcattgGAACCAGTTACgtctgcatatgagtgaaatattctcgagagggacgttaaacaatattcaatcaatcaatctgtctTGTAACGTATTAGTCTGTCTactattttcataaatataagGCAAGCTTTTGGAAAATACCTGTCATTGGCgaagattgattgaatgattgtAACTtgcttaaagctgacatgaattaataaatacgtacacctttttcatcttatccgccatatttctctcaggtagcctaatttactctacccgtatataccccaaatgtgattgtcacacctgagtgatttttctaggtggactcgaccagtgcacatctccgatagtaatatatagggaaatgcgaaacaaataaaataacattttaaaacattatgctttgctcaaagttacaaaatatttattgtataccaatgcaacattccgaaagattagataatttagaaaaaaaatgcacaaaaaagtttttcttgcatacttgcaagtgcaagcaagtatttgcagtttcttatgaaataaatgcgaagaaatcatttgccaattacatactgatagaatggaataagcaaagagcataaaatatattatttatatcaattcttgcaaaatacaggtccatgccatatTCATAATAtctaatgcacatggcatattcgccacaAAAAAcaccgtatcaaatacggacgtctattcaacaggtatcggagatgtgctcttaccgaaaatattagattctctttattctgataaatccacgaaacaaaatgataaactccatttgtatctcgttagaactttacaacacgttgtcattctattatacagactgcgacacacttcacccgtgccaaatagggtgtcttcaatcaggggagatgtcagagtcgaaaaattttcctgcattgaatgcttgtctggtcgaagTTTTGCAGTTGATAGAAaccgggaatctaatcatatacattgagcatctggttggatatattgcgtgctcaattcaaaatttatcgatgatcatatacaaatttggatatacaaataagggaataatgatcgaaaatatacatctgtttaaaaatgcgggtattacatttgtaatccataataaacagttgattacacaaagacacatataaaaggaaatgtataaacgaaaatatagttttattgtttcattggaaacaacataattatttacggtctctgtatgtccatattcattgattgaacaggagagagagagagagatagagagagagagagactgtcctacatcgatgtacaatatcatttcacagaaggaaagaaaattgatcactgatataatggtaagcttacaagcattcaaaaattccagctatttaaaaatttgttattgacaatatattaaaaacttaaaggagttgatgcttataattgaattcattacaaattcaaaaaatatatatataccagtttaaactgcatgtagaaaatactgactttgtatgttagaataacgggaaaaagtaaattgtcaaaaagtggggagagcagaccagcccagcctccctgcccaccccaaccccctgtatacgtgcctgaaacaacatatcaattcgtgttgaaagaaaggagcatatttgcatttcattaaattccaaaggagctcgaatttatgtgttcccctattaattattttgtatgcaagattcgttcccgaatttagaatcatgctttcagtcagagcagaaatgaattaattttgaagtacatctagtttgaatgcaaatgtggggttccttcttttaatttcatcagactcattagaaccccctcccccaaactatgcagttttgtttttattgatatctaaatcggcatatgaatccggatacaaattatatgatgttttttcgtgatcatatagatatcgatactagaaaatgtttatactcttgccttttgcatatcctactaatgcattacagtagattgacactgcatcatatcaaataaaacctcaacacgaattttactgatttatgaatactaacatcttatcgaatacatttggatatgaaatttcgacgtacagcggtatgtctattttcagaatatatccattgcgccagatctacgaaatgaaaataatcattatggtatgttacagaaacgttaaaacacacatgctatagtcctgcaatgcatgcatgcgatttttctgaatacatgtatttatgtattcgtgaatgaagttcctacgcttaaaactatcttggcctttatgcattatgttttgtgattttggtttaccattccttacactgtaaatgaaggaaaacttgtaaagggtgcaattctacaccatacaattagtatgcatgtatgtgttgaaaagtaaaatgtacatgtaataaccagacatgtatcgtcatttttcatggggggggggggggggtacaacaggatggaaaaaaaaaatggaaaattggattcttcaaaatttcttgccattcaaaataataattaaaaaagatgaacgaaaacagcaataaaataaaacaaaaaacccaaacaaaccaagatgttttatccgatgttcaaagtcctaaagtgggggtgaagggttaagagtcttttactttgactgcctcaataatttccccctacacttcattttcttccatcgttgggggtgggatgggggtgattagagtcctctactatgagtgcctcataatatcttcattttcttaattggtggtggtgtgtgtcttctactattatatcagaactttcaagctggggtcaagtttggggggggggggttgtcacccaatatattttttacttgcattacaaaataacggcctctcacttctgtcggcgcgggttcgaaacccgctcgcgccgattggtgagaaagtttcccagtttactttcggaaggtcggtggtctcttcccaggtacattgtatctggtttctctcttccaccaacaaaaactgggtgccaccagataactgaaaaattgttgagtgtggcggaaaacattagaaaaaaatatggatattgttatcaaaagtgggggacagacactcttgtcccctccccttgattctaagtactttgtacttgacctttgtatttgggggagggcctacataggctatgcctgttgcccaatcctgttgagcttctcaataaaatatgtttaaataaaaaaacaattctatgtgcttgataactacgcatatgataaactctcaattattacattttgcattactacaatttgcgtcgaattcaacgcagaatgtaataaagcaaaatggcatagatatataagatctattgagcgccgaattagcataaaatgaagtaattgaaaataacattatttaaagatatgtttaatttttaattattgcgtgctttaaatgaatcaaataaatctgtattatcaattaatgagagcaatattgagttactgttctcttatattgaattaacgatatcatttgtcttaataagagcgcgattattacaagatcatcgtttgaatcaatctctctctctctctctctctctctctctctccatacactcatgcagtgttgtatatgcaaattatctttGCACAAAGGATTTATGTGCCTAAATGatatcctgatttataaatctgcaatactctgataAGTAAATCATAcagtataaggattcatgcacaatacagggtaactattctactctgatacttcccctgattgaagatagctgatcggcacgggctaagtgtgtcgcagtctgtacaatggacaatgttgtttactgttggaatacaaatggagtgtatcgttttgtttcatggattatgctaataaagggagttttactactactttgagtattttcgacaagtgtacacgcaCATTTGTACATcctcggtcctttacagatattacgagtagacccaggtaaatagtcatccgcattcgatgctttttcatgacgagcgtacatgaccatgtcttctttatacgtacagtagcatttatgtatttgcattttgcttgaagtaagtgtgaatggtatagattttataccctttgcttattccgtttcatcaatagatctagataatagatgaattatttctccgcgtttttgtatagttttgacatatttattgcaaatgtacgcacattcacgtaaagaaaaggcattctatatttatttatccaaagcttttagaatgatttactactgtacgatatgtttattgtaattttgagcactgcatggtgtttcaaaacgtgatttcatttcttcttgatgtcctataaattagtatcggagatgtacgtgttacctgtcgaagctacccgcacaggtaaatcgaagacactgatgtgaaatgaagcgtagcaaaactcgtccccttatataccatgcgaaccctgatacatataacaatagaatatccaactaatatggcggattagcaaagaaatatggcggacatatagaattatactatatttattaattcatgtcagctttaacgtcccgctcgagaatttttcactcatatggagacgtcaccaagaccggtaaagggcttcaaatttagacctatgctcggcgcttacggttattgagcagtgagggttctttagcgtgccacacctactgtgacacgggtcatccgtttttaaggtcaactCCGAGGACccttgacattcacacctgatgccgagcgtttggcgatggaactgtcactacctgttttaaggacttaggtctgtcgcggtcgggattcaaaccccggccttacgcatgcggggcgaacgctctaactcTCGGCCACCTCGTCGGTCATTGGCgaagaatttttgttttcattatatagtttcaaaataaacataacGTGGATTTATGCTTTGAAACCCTCACAGGTAACTATATTTTAGCGCCCGGGCAAATTCGGAGAATTCCGCATAGGTACACGTGCCATCCCGTGTTGAAGTGTCGGATGTAAATTAATAGACCTTCCAAGTCGTGGACTCAAGTGCAATTAAAAAACACACAAAGAATCTGACAAATGTGAACGTAATCGGACACAAAATTGGAATCTTAACtaacttttatatttcagattttaattgtacattatttctgtAGACATGCGCACATGTATAATGATGTACAATGtcatgtatataataataatgGGTTGAGAAACAAGAAAAGTTTTGTTATTGCGTAATGTTTTGTTATTATGGAGTACTTTGTAAGATTGTAAAATAAACACCTGTGTAAGAAGAGATGAGTATGGTGGGGGTGGTGTTCGTTTTTAACACCTTTGTTTTGAGGGTGAGTTTTTTCTCAAAGGAAAATGTATCTGTTTGTCCGCTTTAAGTTCCTTCAAGTATTTttgcactcatatggagacgtcaccagctacAAGCGAAGTGACATGAATTTAATTCTATGTGTGGTACTCGAGGCCTTAGCTGTGAGGGGTTCTTACAGTGGTAACGTCTTCTCtaacacggggcctcagtttttaaGCACTAGGGTTCCATCCGAAAGACTTGTGACTCTTTAActgcccggggggggggggggggggtagggagGAGCATGTAATCACTTCCTATATGTACGTCTTAAGTTCAACGTGGAATAAGGAACGGGCAGGTATCTGACCACCTCTCAGTCACGAATCTAATGTTGCAACCACCTAGCcacaaagatacatgtacaaaaatgtacatgtttatctGAGTGACGTTTTTTTAAACGATTGTTGCGTTATGCCAAATCCATTTAAATTTACATGTCCATAGCCTGTCGCTTTTAAGTCTCTTGTGACGTGTAACTTcactttatttaaaatttacatgaaacaaaaaaaaaacaactatacATTGATTTATATCTATATCCAAAAGATAAATTAATCAGGATAAATAACAATACAATTATGTTGGTAACACAACCAAAATAGAACATTTCACTTTATGGACAAAATACGACTCGAGAAgtgaaaaatgtactaaatgcTACTTGTACATCTGTTTGAAACCAGTTTGGTCTtacaatacactgtacatatcgTTGTGTTTAAAATTCCAGTTTGTTAAAGTCCTCTGACCTCTATGTCCTCTCTACGTGACGTTCGGCGCTAAACTTTCGGAAATGATTTTGAAGTAAattaagatgatgattgttttcattgttattgctgTGGGAGTCCAGTTTGGCCAGCCTATCTGTAAGTGTATAACCGGAATCTTCCGAACGGCGTATTGGATGAAAAGTACAGAATAAATGAACGAATGTCTCTCGGAACTTTGTACTCATAGAACAATAGAGGATAAAGTTCACCGCATTATTCACCAAAGCGACGATATCCATAACGTCTCCAAGTGGAAGATACACTTGATCAAAGAAATTTTCCACGCATGCGCTGAGTATTATTAAGATACCCTGTGGAAGTTCGGTAACTAAAAACAGAATAATGACGGCTAATAACATTTTTGTTGTTCTTGAATGCTCTGACAATCGCAGGCTGCTAGCACCGGATATTTGCAAAATTTTACGTCTTTGTCGGATTTTCACGTGAATGTTGTATATAAGGAGAGACCcaaatattgacatcaacaGACACGGGACAAGCTTGGCCGTGAAAGCATACACCCAGACGTTTATAAGCACCATTGTCTCTGTATCATTTTTGCCAAGGTTCAAGTTTCGAAGAACATATATAGTTTCATTATTTCCTGGAAGGACGTCAGGAAGTAATTTGTTGCTCATGTAATTTGGAACGAGTATCAGTGCTGATGAAACGTAAATAAACAGAATTCCAAACCGGGATTGTTTGATTCTCTGCAGTCGCATGGAGTTGGCTTTTGTTGGAGATCGGATATGCAAATACCGGACAATGGCCAGCATTACACACAACCAAATTGATACGGTATGAGTTGTAGCGGCTAGATTGATGTGGAATATCATATATGCCATCCAGCTTTGGCTATTTTTCTCCATGGATTTGCTTGCAGCGGGataaatgcaataaaaatgcATGGCAAATGGTAAATAAGACATCATAGTTATTATATCCGACACTGCGAGCCAAGTCAGAATTAAATTCACTGGTGTTCGCATATGTTTTCGTGTTAATACTGTTATATTGAACACATTTGTGACTATTCCGAATATGCACACACATATGGATATATAGCCGTGGTAAGAAGCATACGTTCGAGCAAACAAGAGCAAGTCTCCTCCCGTCACGCTCTGGTTGTCCTTCATGGTCTCGTCGCAGTTGACAGCGGAGAACCTgtaaagaaataattatttcagTTTAAACACGAATTGCAATTCATCGAGGGCAAGATCTGGGATAGTggagtaaaacaaaacaaatatactACACTGTGTGTAAATTGAACACAGGTAATATAGAAATGGGAGCGCAAAATCAAAAGTGTTTCACCTCGTATGATTCAGCTGGGAAATTGATATATTGTTTCCTCATTGGGAAATAAATCATAACATCACAGAGTATGGACAGCCGTCGATATTGTGTTTGATAATCAGCCACAATACACAAAGCTGTTTCTGTTGTCACATAAAGTGCACAGCACCAGGCCATAGTGACTTCAACTTCACACAATTACGATACTTTCTATCTTCATCGTGTTATCCACGGCTTAATTGTACAGAATAGGAAATCTTTTCATATATTTGTAGTTAAAAGGAGTGGTCCTTAATTAGCTGATAATCATGATAATGTACGTTATGTTCGGTTATTGTGTAATCGGGTAAAACACTACAGGAGTTTTCTCTGCATTATATAGaacacatgtatatctaaatctCAACGTTTTCAATCGTATTTGAGGTTAACTTGATTGTGTAATCTTTAAATTGTTCAAAAGAAGTTGgttgtatgattgattgtatcttgctttatgtctcgctcaagaatttttcactcatatggagacgtcaccaagatcggtgaagggcttcacatttaggcctgtgctcgttgcttacggtcattgagcagtgcggattctttagcgtgccacacctactgtgacaggGGTcatgacacgggtcatccgttttttaaggtcatctccgaggacccgtgacattcacacctgatgccgagcgtttggcgatggaactgtcactacctgttttaaggACTtagtctgtcgcggccgggattcaaacccggagcgaacgctctaacctctcggccacagTTGGTATTTTTTCTAATGTGACCAAAGAAATTAGTGAATGGTTGTGGACACAGATACCGATACATGTACAGCTACATTACAGTAACTTTTGAATGCATTGCCCGGATCTGATTTGCCTACCGGAAGTTCCTGTAcaacacgtacatgtaagtcTATACCCTTGCGATGGCGATTCCGTTCAGTGTAATAGAACATATTGACGATTTCGAGAACGGATTTTTCTACAAGACATTGCTATACTACGACTTAATGGATGCAACCAACGCACGACGTATCTACTGATAACATTGAGATCAGtttgaatgattttatttgAACTGTGAATTGGTTAAAATCCCGTTTGGCAATGGCCAAATTATGTTCATGATTGTAAGAGTACAATTACAGTATAAGAGAGAAAATAACACgaatggtgttttttttttactatagtAAATATTATCGTTGGGTTATATATTCCAGATACATCTCTACAAACTGAGTATAAGTGTagtgtctgtgtgtgtggatCTAGAGTAACTTGACAACGTGTAGTAATAAAGACATTCCTTCGACTAGAACTTCCAAAACTATTAATAgaacttcagcttctccatggACTGTGCCCCAGTAACTACTAAAGCAAGCCAATCAGTTTTCGGAACCCTTACATTACCCATCCAACCCGTGGATAGGCAGGTTGGTTTTATGTTACTGTATGCAGGCTAGGGTGAATTTCGCCccgtgttattttcgcctttctacaTTGCAGACGGTTTCTCCCCGTTTTAAATTCGACCAGAcatagttgtgttaaaagagagatGTGAGAAAAAACAGTTCCACCCACTCTTAAATTCGCCCAGTGACAACGAGGGCGAAAGGGACGAAAATAAAACGGTCGTGAATATTTCCTTGTATACAGCATATTATAAACACGAATAGAGAAAACATTTGACAGCGCTTTCCGTATATGTATTTTTCCTACCGCGTTCTCAAAAGTTAAATCGTCTGTACACATGCCCTTAAAACATTTAGCGATGTACCTGATTTCGCGGAAGCTTCCTTCAGCCTATGTCTTTCAACAGTAAACTCAGATAAATGTTATCAATTTAAAGTAAAGTGGTATTTATACTGAGAATTCAAAAATCTATTTTGATGTTGATCACCCGCATTTTATGTTTTTCAATGGAAACAATATAACAGGGATAATATCAGCTTTGTGAGCATGGCCAGACTTACTATTTCTTTATCAGTTGTCGTGTTTGACCAAATACGTGGTTTTGGACCTCAAACTCAATAAAGACAATTTTTGTCCTGTACTCACCTTTGGTGAACATGTAAATTAATTAAGTTGATAGTATCTTTTAAAAGGTCTTAAACAGGTGGACAAGGTGATTCCCATAAAACACCTTGTTTGCGGAGGTATGATATTTAAgaagaggtacatgtattttttactgtgaaaaggtgaagataacgaacagtgatcaatctaataactcctataaggaatacaaaatttaaagttgggcaaacacggaccactggatataccagaggtgggatcaggtgcctcgggGGAGTAAGCATCGCTGTCGACcggtactacatgtatgtaaacaatagCCAGCTTTATTAGGCACATGGACGACAAGTTCAAGTATCGATAATCTGACACACAATG encodes the following:
- the LOC125672314 gene encoding G-protein coupled receptor dmsr-1-like isoform X1; this translates as MSLESLMSVENVSVPCPSERCFVTIIQDELGKSDDSPLVTCGGDSIWFSAVNCDETMKDNQSVTGGDLLLFARTYASYHGYISICVCIFGIVTNVFNITVLTRKHMRTPVNLILTWLAVSDIITMMSYLPFAMHFYCIYPAASKSMEKNSQSWMAYMIFHINLAATTHTVSIWLCVMLAIVRYLHIRSPTKANSMRLQRIKQSRFGILFIYVSSALILVPNYMSNKLLPDVLPGNNETIYVLRNLNLGKNDTETMVLINVWVYAFTAKLVPCLLMSIFGSLLIYNIHVKIRQRRKILQISGASSLRLSEHSRTTKMLLAVIILFLVTELPQGILIILSACVENFFDQVYLPLGDVMDIVALVNNAVNFILYCSMSTKFRETFVHLFCTFHPIRRSEDSGYTLTDRLAKLDSHSNNNENNHHLNLLQNHFRKFSAERHVERT
- the LOC125672314 gene encoding G-protein coupled receptor dmsr-1-like isoform X3, which translates into the protein MKDNQSVTGGDLLLFARTYASYHGYISICVCIFGIVTNVFNITVLTRKHMRTPVNLILTWLAVSDIITMMSYLPFAMHFYCIYPAASKSMEKNSQSWMAYMIFHINLAATTHTVSIWLCVMLAIVRYLHIRSPTKANSMRLQRIKQSRFGILFIYVSSALILVPNYMSNKLLPDVLPGNNETIYVLRNLNLGKNDTETMVLINVWVYAFTAKLVPCLLMSIFGSLLIYNIHVKIRQRRKILQISGASSLRLSEHSRTTKMLLAVIILFLVTELPQGILIILSACVENFFDQVYLPLGDVMDIVALVNNAVNFILYCSMSTKFRETFVHLFCTFHPIRRSEDSGYTLTDRLAKLDSHSNNNENNHHLNLLQNHFRKFSAERHVERT
- the LOC125672314 gene encoding G-protein coupled receptor dmsr-1-like isoform X2 produces the protein MLKAADTAYCTYRFSAVNCDETMKDNQSVTGGDLLLFARTYASYHGYISICVCIFGIVTNVFNITVLTRKHMRTPVNLILTWLAVSDIITMMSYLPFAMHFYCIYPAASKSMEKNSQSWMAYMIFHINLAATTHTVSIWLCVMLAIVRYLHIRSPTKANSMRLQRIKQSRFGILFIYVSSALILVPNYMSNKLLPDVLPGNNETIYVLRNLNLGKNDTETMVLINVWVYAFTAKLVPCLLMSIFGSLLIYNIHVKIRQRRKILQISGASSLRLSEHSRTTKMLLAVIILFLVTELPQGILIILSACVENFFDQVYLPLGDVMDIVALVNNAVNFILYCSMSTKFRETFVHLFCTFHPIRRSEDSGYTLTDRLAKLDSHSNNNENNHHLNLLQNHFRKFSAERHVERT